The following are from one region of the Takifugu rubripes chromosome 12, fTakRub1.2, whole genome shotgun sequence genome:
- the LOC101069793 gene encoding chromodomain-helicase-DNA-binding protein 4-like isoform X2, whose amino-acid sequence MGDIMGCLPPAPFVCMCTRGCVREKEETASGAHAATKHGNIFKFFQLPVMSGSEDDRGDYGSQGDRLMHDEEEEISENESRKVKKKKKSKKNREGKGSKRRSRREELTISSPELMDVSGVEEADDGGPVQCSDSEGSDYTPGRKKKKRLCSSKDKKKGSADRITYKKKEPGPEEDDDDDDDDDEDCMEPKTSSQLLEDWGMEDIDHVFTEEDYRSLTNYKAFSQFVRPLIAAKNPKIAVSKMMMVLGAKWREFSTKNPLRGVSAGVATVSVPTAVKTMSVAPAATAPVLLEEPQLLPQLPLRKAKTKEGKGPNARKKSKPASKPQEKKSNVKTKKVAPLKIKLGGFNSKRKRSSSEEDEPEVDSDFEDGSINGVSVSEGSSSRSSRSKKKSKSKHKKKNEAEDGDGYETDHQDYCEVCQQGGEIILCDTCPRAYHMVCLDPDMEKAPEGTWSCPHCEKEGIQWEAREEGSEGEDDNGDVGEMEDDHHMEFCRVCKDGGELLCCDSCPSSYHIHCLNPPLPEIPNGEWICPRCTCPSLKGKVQRILTWRWGEPPTPTPVPRPPDLPVNAPDPVPLAGRPEREFFAKWCNMSYWHCSWVTELQLELHCQVMFRNYQRKNDMDEPPPIEFGEGEEDKSVKRKNKDPMYAQLEENYLRFGIKMEWLMIHRILNHSIDRKNNVHYLIKWRDLPYDQATWEAEDMDVPEFDVFKAQYWNHRELMMGEEGKPGRKIRLRGRGKRPERPPENPVIDPTIKFERQPEYLDSTGGTLHPYQLEGLNWLRFSWAQGTDTILADEMGLGKTVQTAVFLYSLYKEGHSKGPFLVSAPLSTIINWEREFEMWAPDMYVVTYVGDKDSRAVIRENEFSFEDNAIRGGKKASRMKKDTSIKFHVLLTSYELITIDMAVLGSIDWACLVVDEAHRLKNNQSKFFRVLNNYPLQHKLLLTGTPLQNNLEELFHLLNFLTPERFSKLEIFLEEFADIAKEDQIKKLHDMLGPHMLRRLKADVFKHMPSKTELIVRVELSSMQKKYYKFILTKNFEALNTKGGGNQVSLLNVVMDLKKCCNHPYLFPAAAIEAPKMPNGMYDGSALTKSSGKLLLLQKMMRKLKEGGHRVLIFSQMTKMLDLLEDFLENEGYKYERIDGGITGGMRQEAIDRFNAPGAQQFAFLLSTRAGGLGINLATADTVIIYDSDWNPHNDIQAFSRAHRIGQNKKVMIYRFVTKASVEERITQVAKKKMMLTHLVVRPGLGSKTGSMSKQELDDILKFGTEALFKDEGEGENKEEDSSIIHYDDKAIDRLLDRNQDATDDTELQSMNEYLSSFKVAQYVVKDEDDEEEEVQREIIKQEESVDPDYWEKLLRHHYEQQQEDLARNLGKGKRIRKQVNYNDGSQEDRADWQDDQSDGQSDYSVASEEGDEDFDERTEANSRRPNRKGLRNDKDKPLPPLLARVGGNIEVLGFNSRQRKAFLNAVMRYGMPPQDAFTTQWLVRDLRGKSEKEFKAYVSLFMRHLCEPGADGAETFADGVPREGLSRQHVLTRIGVMSLIRKKVQEFEHVNGQWSMPWMADLEEGKQAVAQTESPEKTPSTGTPTDTQPNTPIPVDETLSKNDDAMKEVMKDGENEKTEEEQVKSTNEVIAIPDDDASPLSEQEIKKNGKDPMETEEASNGDVTESFKEDEGDGEKKSSEEGEEPKIKVPEEAKEENGTTSNPNLSDEKKDLQEAQKTEETSKLQNGDGSKEGAASALSEEKKKVKTRFMFNIADGGFTELHSLWQNEERAATVTKKTNEIWHRRHDYWLLAGIIQHGYARWQDIQNDTKFAILNEPFKGEINRGNFLEIKNKFLARRFKLLEQALVIEEQLRRAAYLNMTEDPSHPSMALNTRFSEVECLAESHQHLSKESMSGNKPANAVLHKVLKQLEELLSDMKADVNRLPATIARIPPVAVRLQMSERNILSRLASRGPETQRQMSQQ is encoded by the exons ATGGGGGATATTATGGGATGCCTGCCCCCTGCtccttttgtgtgtatgtgtacgcGCGGGTGTGTGCGAGAGAAAGAAGAGACGGCGTCGGGCGCACACGCTGCCACAAAACACggaaatatatttaaatt TTTTCAGCTGCCCGTTATGTCTGGAAGCGAGGATGACAGGGGAGATTATGGATCCCAAGGCGACCGATTAATGCACG atgaggaagaagagatcTCAGAGAATGAGTCTCGgaaggtgaagaagaaaaagaaatccaaaaaaaacAGAGAGGGCAAGGGCAGCAAGAGGCGGTCACGCAGAGAG GAGCTCACCATCAGTTCCCCAGAGCTCATGGATGTGAGCGGTGTGGAAGAGGCAGATGATGGTGGCCCAGTGCAATGCTCTGACAGTGAGGGCAGTGACTACACACCAGGGcgcaagaagaaaaagagactTTGCAGCAGCAAAGATAAGAAGAAGGGCAGTGCTGATCGCATTACTTACAAGAAAAAAGAGCCAGGGcctgaggaagatgatgatgatgatgatgatgatgacgaagatTGCATG GAGCCAAAGACATCATCCCAGCTGCTTGAAGATTGGGGCATGGAGGACATTGACCATGTGTTCACAGAGGAGGACTATCGCTCACTGACCAATTACAAAGCCTTCAGCCAGTTTGTTAG GCCTCTCATCGCAGCCAAGAACCCCAAGATTGCGGTATCCAAGATGATGATGGTTCTGGGTGCAAAGTGGCGTGAGTTCAGCACCAAAAACCCTCTCAGGGGAGTTTCTGCAGGGGTGGCCACCGTCAGTGTACCAACTGCTGTAAAAACGATGTCAGTTGCACCTGCTGCAACAGCACCAGTGCTCCTGGAAGAGCCCCAGCTGCTACCTCAGCTGCCATTACGCAAGGCCAAAACAAAGGAAGGCAAAG GTCCCAATGCCCGAAAGAAGTCGAAGCCTGCATCCAAACCACAAGAGAAAAAGAGCAATGTCAAAACCAAAAAAGTGGCTCCTCTAAAAATCAAACTTGGAGGATTCAACAGCAAACGAAAACGCTCATCG AGCGAGGAGGATGAGCCCGAAGTAGACAGTGATTTTGAGGATGGAAGCATCAATGGCGTTTCAGTGTCAGAAGGATCCAGCAGCCGCAGTAGTCGTAgcaaaaagaaatccaaaagcaaacacaagaaaaaaaatg AGGCAGAGGATGGCGATGGCTATGAAACTGACCACCAGGACTACTGTGAAGTCTGCCAGCAGGGTGGTGAGATCATCTTGTGTGACACCTGCCCCAGAGCATACCATATGGTCTGTCTTGACCCTGACATGGAAAAGGCCCCCGAGGGCACCTGGAGCTGCCCACACTGT GAGAAGGAGGGTATCCAGTGGGAGGCCCGAGAAGAGGGATCTGAAGGTGAGGATGACAACGGTGAtgtgggagagatggaggatgaCCACCACATGGAGTTCTGCAGAGTATGCAAGGATGGTGGAGAATTATTGTGCTGTGACTCTTGCCCTTCATCATACCACATCCACTGCCTGAACCCACCACTCCCAGAAATTCCTAATGGAGAGTGGATTTGCCCCCGTTGCACG TGTCCTTCATTGAAGGGCAAGGTCCAGAGAATCCTAACTTGGCGCTGGGGCGAGCCTCCTACTCCAACACCAGTTCCCCGTCCTCCAGATCTCCCAGTTAATGCACCAGATCCTGTCCCACTTGCAGGAAGACCAGAGAGAGAATTCTTTGCCAAATGGTGCAATATGTCATATTGGCACTGCTCTTGGGTCACTGAGCTACAG CTCGAGTTGCACTGCCAAGTGATGTTTCGAAACTATCAGAGGAAAAACGACATGGATGAGCCACCTCCCATTGAGTttggtgagggagaggaggacaagagTGTGAAGAGGAAGAACAAGGACCCCATGTatgcacagctggaggaaaacTACCTGCGTTTTGGGATAAAGATGGAGTGGCTTATGATTCACCGGATCCTGAACCATAg CATTGACAGGAAGAACAATGTCCATTACCTGATCAAGTGGCGTGATCTGCCATATGATCAGGCCACCTGGGAAGCTGAAGACATGGATGTGCCAGAGTTTGATGTCTTTAAGGCACAATACTGGAACCACAG AGAGCTGATGATGGGAGAAGAAGGAAAGCCTGGGAGGAAGATCAGGCTAAGGGGCAGAGGGAAGCGTCCAGAGAGGCCTCCTGAGAACCCTGTTATTGAT CCCACTATAAAGTTTGAGCGTCAGCCAGAGTACCTCGACAGCACAGGGGGCACACTCCATCCCTACCAGCTCGAGGGTCTGAACTGGCTGCGGTTCTCCTGGGCTCAGGGCACTGACACCATCCTTGCTGATGAGATGGGTTTAGGAAAAACTGTCCAAACTGCAGTTTTCCTCTACTCTCTCTATAAAGAG GGCCACTCCAAGGGTCCTTTCCTGGTTAGTGCACCTCTCTCCACAATCATTAACTGGGAGAGAGAGTTTGAAATGTGGGCCCCCGATATGTATGTTGTGACATATGTTGGAGACAAAGACAGCCGAGCAGTCATTCGAGAGAATGAGTTCTCCTTTGAAGACAATGCTATTCGTGGGGGAAAGAAAGCCTCCAGGATGAAA AAAGACACATCTATCAAATTTCATGTCCTGTTGACCTCATATGAATTGATTACCATTGACATGGCAGTCCTTGGTTCTATAGACTGGGCCTGCCTAGTGGTGGACGAGGCCCATCGACTGAAAAACAACCAGTCCAaa TTTTTCCGGGTCTTGAACAACTATCCTCTGCAGCACAAACTGCTGCTTACGGGAACACCTCTTCAGAATAACCTGGAGGAACTTTTCCACCTACTTAACTTCCTTACACCAGAGAGGTTCAG CAAACTGGAGATCTTCTTGGAAGAGTTTGCTGACATTGCCAAGGAAGACCAGATCAAGAAACTGCATGACATGCTTGGCCCTCACATGCTCAGAAGACTAAAGGCTGATGTCTTCAAACACATGCCCTCCAAGACTGAACTTATTGTCAGAGTAGAGCTTAGCTCCATGCAGAA GAAGTACTACAAATTCATCCTGACAAAGAATTTTGAGGCTTTGAATaccaaaggaggaggaaatcagGTCTCTCTGTTAAATGTTGTCATGGACCTTAAGAAGTGCTGTAATCACCCCTACCTCTTTCCTGCCGCTGCCATT GAAGCTCCAAAGATGCCCAATGGAATGTATGATGGCAGCGCACTTACAAAGTCATCTGGGAAATTACTTCTACTACAGAAAATGATGAGGAAGCTCAAAGAGGGAGGACACAGAGTGCTCATCTTTTCTCAG ATGACAAAGATGCTAGATTTGCTTGAAGACTTCTTGGAGAATGAAGGTTACAAGTATgagaggatagatggaggaATCACTGGAGGGATGAGACAGGAAGCAATTGATCGTTTTAATG CACCTGGTGCTCAGCAGTTTGCATTCCTGTTATCAACAAGGGCAGGGGGTCTGGGCATTAACCTAGCCACTGCTGATACGGTCATCATCTATGACTCTGACTGGAATCCTCACAATGACATTCAG GCCTTCAGCAGAGCTCATCGTATTGGTCAAAATAAGAAGGTGATGATCTATCGCTTTGTCACCAAGGCCTCGGTTGAGGAAAGGATTACTCAG GTTGCCAAGAAAAAGATGATGCTGACCCACCTTGTGGTGCGCCCGGGGCTTGGATCCAAGACAGGTTCAATGTCTAAGCAGGAACTTGATGACATTCTTAAGTTTGGAACAGAGGCACTCTTCAAGGATGAGGGAGAAG GTGAgaacaaggaggaggacagcagcaTCATTCACTATGATGACAAGGCAATTGACCGTTTGCTAGACCGGAACCAGGATGCTACAGATGACACTGAACTGCAGAGCATGAATGAGTACCTGAGCTCTTTTAAGGTGGCACAGTACGTGGtgaaggatgaggatgatgag GAAGAAGAAGTACAGCGTGAGATCATCAAGCAAGAAGAGAGTGTGGATCCAGACTACTGGGAGAAGCTTCTCCGTCACCACTATGAGCAGCAGCAAGAGGATCTAGCACGAAACTTAGGAAAAGGCAAGCGTATCCGCAAGCAGGTCAATTACAACGATGGGTCTCAGGAAGACAGAG CCGATTGGCAGGATGACCAATCAGATGGGCAGTCAGATTACTCAGTAGCATCTGAGGAGGGAGACGAGGACTTTGATGAACGAACAGAAG CCAACTCTCGGAGGCCCAACCGAAAGGGCCTGAGAAATGACAAGGATAAACCACTTCCACCCCTGCTGGCCAGGGTAGGAGGCAACATCGAA GTGTTGGGTTTCAACTCTCGGCAAAGGAAAGCGTTCCTGAATGCAGTGATGCGTTATGGAATGCCTCCGCAGGATGCCTTTACCACCCAGTGGCTGGTACGAGATCTCCGAGGGAAATCTGAAAAAGAGTTTAA GGCCTATGTCTCTCTGTTCATGCGCCACCTCtgtgagcctggagctgatggggCTGAGACCTTTGCAGATGGTGTCCCAAGAGAAGGATTGTCACGGCAACATGTCCTCACTCGTATTGGAGTGATGTCACTTATCCGTAAAAAG GTCCAGGAGTTTGAGCATGTGAATGGTCAGTGGTCGATGCCTTGGATGGCTGACCTAGAAGAGGGTAAACAAGCAGTTGCTCAGACCGAGTCACCTGAAAAAACCCCATCCACTGGCACCCCTACTGACACACAACCCAACACGCCTATTCCAG TTGATGAAACTTTGTCAAAAAATGACGACGCTATGAAGGAGGTGatgaaagatggagagaatgagaaGACGGAAGAGGAACAAGTAAAGTCCACCAAtgag GTCATTGCCATCCCTGATGATGATGCAAGCCCACTTTCAGAACAGGAGATTAAAAAGAATGGCAAGGATCCCATGGAAACAGAAGAAGCAAGCAATGGAGATGTAACTGAGAGTTTCAAAGAGGATGAGGGAGATGGTGAGAAGAAAAGttcagaggaaggagaggaaccCAAGATAAAAGTTCCAGAGGAAG caaaagaagaaaatgggACTACCTCAAATCCAAACCttagtgatgaaaagaaag ATTTACAGGAGgcacagaaaacagaggaaacttCAAAACTGCAGAATGGAGATGGTAGTAAGGAGGGTGCAGCCTCAGCCCTcagtgaggagaagaagaaagtcaAGACCAGATTCATGTTCAACATAGCTGACGGAGGTTTCACAG AGCTTCACTCCCTTTGGCAGAATGAGGAGCGAGCTGCCACCGTCACAAAGAAAACCAATGAAATCTGGCACCGTCGCCATGACTACTGGCTACTAGCAGGCATAATACA ACATGGTTATGCTCGCTGGCAGGACAtccaaaatgacacaaaattTGCCATCCTCAATGAACCGTTTAAAGGAGAGATAAACCGAGGCAACTTCCTGGAAATCAAGAACAAGTTCCTTGCCCGGAGATTCAAA CTGTTGGAGCAGGCCCTTGTGATTGAGGAGCAACTGCGTCGTGCTGCTTACCTCAACATGACTGAGGACCCCTCCCACCCATCAATGGCCCTCAACACACGTTTCAGTGAGGTGGAGTGTCTGGCTGAATCCCACCAGCACCTTAGCAAAGAATCCATGTCTGGGAACAAACCAGCCAATGCCGTCCTGCACAAAG TTCTGAAGCAGTTGGAAGAGCTTCTCAGTGATATGAAGGCTGACGTCAATCGCCTCCCAGCAACCATTGCCCGAATACCCCCTGTGGCCGTGCGACTCCAGATGTCCGAAAGGAACATTTTGAGTCGACTAGCCAGTCGAggaccagagacacagagacag ATGTCGCAGCAGTAG